From a region of the Balaenoptera ricei isolate mBalRic1 chromosome 11, mBalRic1.hap2, whole genome shotgun sequence genome:
- the THOC7 gene encoding THO complex subunit 7 homolog isoform X2: MLSTLSQCEFSMGKTLLVYDMNLREMENYEKIYKEIECSIAGAHEKIAECKKQILQAKRIRKNRQEYDALAKVIQRHPDRHETLKELEALGKELEHLSHIKESVEDKLELRRKQFHVLLSTIHELQQTLENDEKLSEVEEAQETSMETDPKP, translated from the exons ATGCTGAGCACACTGTCCCAATGTGAATTTTCAATGGGCAAAACTTTGCTGGTGTATGATATGAatctcagagaaatggaaaactatgaaaaaatttacaaagaaatag AATGTAGCATTGCTGGAGCACATGAAAAAATTGCTGAGTGCAAAAAGCAAATTCTTCAAGCAAAACGAATACGAAAAAATCGCCAAG aATATGATGCATTGGCAAAAGTGATCCAGCGTCATCCAGACAGGCATGAGACGTTAAA ggaaCTAGAGGCTCTGGGAAAAGAATTAGAGCATCTTTCACATATTAAAGAAAGTGTTGAAGATAAG CTAGAATTGAGAAGGAAACAGTTTCATGTTCTTCTTAGTACCATCCATGAACTTCAGCAAACACTGGAAA ATGATGAAAAGCTCTCAGAGGTAGAAGAAGCTCAAGAAACAAGCATGGAAACTGATCCTAAACCATAG